A genomic window from Salvelinus namaycush isolate Seneca chromosome 5, SaNama_1.0, whole genome shotgun sequence includes:
- the LOC120048846 gene encoding uncharacterized protein LOC120048846 isoform X1, with translation MPSITFSHHVVSTTEDIVNMVMQDLESVSQYTVEDADSFPLGEKKLQSQLNPRVVFDNSFFAAQIMYHRVKDRLNVFLSFPPVSVTTAKDVLDFTPVETLRCSKSRDTALLKDRSRPPSVRSEKPFSKVSLTKRFKALVSSSGSSTDHHLIDTCSEDVSLPTRSMLVVSDTSLKRASPLHGCGLSESCEPLVALQDGTVAFSQEGFSKTAKKTLSLILNVIKCRLANSESSSVGQNASEECLIATNMLDSLLESLDLLPDMSAADEITRTECHTSNAMDKTGSQSALVSQQEINISDTSIIVKTIMDTLKTDDPEMTSAEENLDRLLSIEALQDASGNLIAKVHGLIQERTIRRQLQSMTGHRSLSQPALPNPALRKLSKDDASELVYSFAHTSVSRLLGQCLGRPMPPTADRVLDQVIKLMTDMVMDSLTDLSKSAMEGGK, from the coding sequence ATGCCTAGCATCACCTTCTCACACCATGTGGTTTCTACAACTGAAGATATAGTGAATATGGTCATGCAAGACCTTGAAAGTGTATCCCAGTACACAGTGGAGGATGCAGACTCCTTCCCACTAGGAGAGAAAAAGCTGCAGTCCCAACTCAATCCCAGAGTTGTCTTTGACAACTCATTTTTTGCTGCTCAAATCATGTACCACAGAGTAAAGGATAGACTGAACGTCTTTTTGTCTTTTCCACCCGTGTCAGTCACCACAGCCAAAGATGTGCTGGACTTCACCCCTGTGGAGACACTCAGATGCTCGAAGTCCCGTGACACTGCTCTTCTTAAGGACAGGAGCCGCCCTCCGTCTGTAAGAAGTGAGAAGCCATTTTCAAAAGTCAGTTTGACTAAAAGGTTTAAAGCCCTTGTGTCTTCGAGTGGCTCCTCCACAGACCACCATTTAATTGACACATGCAGTGAGGATGTCAGTCTGCCCACCAGGAGTATGTTAGTTGTGAGCGACACCAGTTTGAAGAGAGCCTCTCCTCTCCATGGTTGTGGATTGAGTGAAAGTTGTGAACCTCTTGTGGCTCTACAAGACGGAACAGTGGCATTCAGCCAAGAAGGCTTTAGCAAAACTGCAAAGAAGACACTCAGCTTGATCCTAAATGTGATCAAGTGCAGATTGGCCAACTCTGAGAGTTCATCTGTTGGGCAGAATGCAAGTGAGGAGTGTCTGATAGCCACTAACATGTTAGACTCTCTACTGGAGAGCCTTGACCTGTTGCCTGACATGAGCGCTGCCGATGAGATCACAAGGACAGAATGCCATACCTCTAACGCAATGGACAAGACAGGTTCACAGTCAGCGCTTGTGAGCCAACAAGAAATTAACATATCTGACACCAGTATCATAGTGAAAACTATAATGGACACATTGAAGACAGACGACCCAGAGATGACTTCAGCAGAAGAAAATCTGGATAGGCTTCTGTCAATTGAAGCCCTTCAAGATGCGTCTGGCAACCTGATCGCAAAGGTCCATGGTCTCATTCAAGAGAGAACCATAAGACGCCAGCTTCAATCCATGACTGGCCACAGAAGCCTCTCTCAACCAGCGCTGCCAAATCCAGCACTGAGGAAGCTGTCAAAGGACGATGCGTCAGAGCTCGTTTACAGCTTTGCCCACACTTCTGTTAGCAGACTCCTGGGGCAGTGTTTGGGTAGGCCTATGCCACCCACTGCTGACAGGGTTTTGGATCAGGTCATCAAGTTGATGACAGACATGGTGATGGACAGCCTGACTGATCTGTCCAAGTCCGCAATGGAGGGTGGTAAGTGA
- the LOC120048846 gene encoding uncharacterized protein LOC120048846 isoform X2 — protein sequence MSMTDLSSSISDSTLKQLCCSSAVAAATVCQAIKTELESQRPTNLSARDLLSSLVETIEDMDISDVLQGPSAILEEAAMIKHPEMSTSIIYRSLLLDSSLASSNMVTESIIFNSPRPSEENVSIQKVLPADKVDILHGQPVEEYIVKAEQCITQAIQDAAVTYTGMLDKTDTCGKLSEVLSVCVSTENIEEASSDLFGGIISDLYEVFEVNKASMRTKSGRKMFWVEVSSGSQKIYTKTLDKLRKLFTSHLLTEGKNTPVQIELYDTGLLVTETTVEVSPVQKTDSNTSSMSSASAHQLTLDTCTKGVIKQVISVLRLETSKEDRFASVGENTSNASFDFNQKLDSIILKLEDLSISSDVTSAEIEIA from the coding sequence ATGTCCATGACAGATCTGTCATCATCTATTTCTGACTCCACCTTGAAGCAGTTGTGTTGTAGCTCTGCTGTTGCTGCAGCAACTGTCTGTCAAGCAATCAAAACAGAGCTCGAGAGCCAGAGACCTACCAACCTGTCAGCCAGAGACCTACTATCGTCTCTGGTAGAGACCATTGAGGACATGGATATCTCTGACGTCCTCCAGGGCCCGTCGGCCATTTTGGAGGAGGCTGCTATGATAAAGCACCCAGAGATGTCCACCTCGATAATATACAGGTCTTTGCTTCTCGACTCATCTCTCGCCTCCTCTAACATGGTCACTGAGAGCATTATCTTCAACAGTCCACGCCCATCAGAGGAGAATGTGAGTATTCAGAAGGTGCTCCCTGCTGATAAAGTTGACATCCTCCATGGTCAACCAGTGGAGGAGTATATCGTCAAAGCTGAGCAATGCATCACTCAGGCCATTCAGGATGCAGCTGTGACATATACTGGCATGCTGGATAAAACTGACACTTGTGGGAAACTGTCggaagttctgtctgtctgtgtttccacGGAGAATATTGAGGAGGCATCCTCTGATCTATTTGGTGGAATTATTTCCGACCtgtatgaggtatttgaggtcaATAAGGCCTCCATGCGTACGAAATCAGGTCGCAAAATGTTCTGGGTGGAAGTGAGTTCAGGTTCCCAGAAGATTTATACCAAAACCCTGGACAAACTGAGGAAGCTTTTCACCTCTCACCTTCTCACTGAGGGAAAAAATACTCCTGTGCAAATTGAGCTCTATGACACTGGACTACTTGTAACTGAGACCACTGTGGAGGTATCTCCtgtacagaagacagacagtaataCCTCTTCTATGTCCTCAGCCTCAGCCCACCAGCTCACCCTCGACACCTGCACTAAAGGGGTCATCAAACAGGTGATCTCGGTGCTGAGGTTGGAGACTTCAAAGGAAGACCGCTTCGCTTCCGTTGGGGAGAACACGTCAAATGCGTCCTTCGACTTCAACCAGAAGTTGGACTCGATAATTTTGAAATTGGAGGACCTCAGCATTTCGAGTGACGTGACGTCAGCTGAGATCGAGATCGCGTGA